One part of the Candidatus Saccharimonadales bacterium genome encodes these proteins:
- a CDS encoding divergent PAP2 family protein: protein MESWLSVYIAAPILAWLVAQFIKLLIAIKDKSHSKDVSILFRSGDMPSSHTATMLALVTTVGYTEGITSAVFGVAVVLTAVVIYDALNVRRAVGEQGAVVKELAEASKIKKKFYMAEGHKPLEVVAGAAVGIVSAVVILYIFEIF, encoded by the coding sequence ATGGAAAGCTGGCTCTCGGTTTACATAGCTGCTCCTATTCTTGCCTGGTTGGTGGCTCAATTCATTAAGCTTTTGATTGCTATAAAAGACAAGAGTCACTCTAAAGATGTAAGTATTTTGTTCAGGTCTGGGGACATGCCTAGTTCTCACACGGCAACAATGTTAGCCTTGGTAACTACGGTTGGCTATACAGAGGGCATAACCTCGGCAGTTTTCGGGGTTGCGGTGGTATTAACCGCGGTAGTGATTTACGATGCATTAAATGTACGACGCGCCGTAGGTGAGCAAGGTGCAGTTGTAAAAGAACTGGCCGAAGCTTCTAAAATTAAGAAGAAATTCTATATGGCTGAAGGCCACAAACCTCTTGAAGTTGTAGCCGGCGCCGCTGTTGGTATTGTGTCCGCAGTTGTAATTTTGTACATCTTTGAGATTTTTTAA
- the gyrA gene encoding DNA gyrase subunit A, with protein MESTDQNPETNMPVEGEILQDAHSRSLELRTVEDVMEDSYLKYSMSVIVSRALPDVRDGLKPVHRRILYSMQQNGIRSNSKFVKSARIIGDVMGKYHPHGDTAIYDAMVRLAQDFSTRYLLVTGQGNFGSMDGDPPAAHRYTEARLNRHAEELLSDIEKDTVEFRDNFDGSEREPSVLPARLPNLLLNGQMGIAVGMATNIPPHNLSELVDATIHIIDNPETTTLEDLLKYVKGPDFPTGGIVYGGAPLKQAYATGKGGVVIRAIANIEETAKGRHRIIVTEIPYAVNKATLVEKIADLVKEKKIVGISDLRDESSRGTVRIVIELRKDSYPKKVLNQLFKLTPLQTSFHYNMLALIDGIQPRILGLEEILREYIKHRQIVVRRRTEYELRKAKERAHILEGLSIALDHIDEVIRIIRESQTTEEAHANLMQKFKLSEIQAEAILAMQLRRLAGLERKKIEDELKELRELIAKLESVLADEKEILAIIRTELLDMKKTYGDERRTQMVGHELGKFSDEELIPDEQVVVTITTENYIKRTLVNEYRKQNRGGKGKRAMTTKEEDVIDQLVTASTHDWLLLFTNKGRVFRLKVHEVPASSLTAKGVAVVNLVQLQPEEQVTSMVRVSKDHGDNGFMFMATTHGTVKKTPVADFNNIRTSGLIAINLDDGDELRWIHLTTGNDEIVISTSMGQAIRFNEKEIRPMGRAARGVRGIRLRPKDVVVGADLVIEDRQLLVLSKNGYGKLTQVSNFPTHRRSGVGIKAAIVNNKTGELVAVRSLPPTAKEVLIISAKGQSIRMELKGIPTLGRTTQGVRIMRLADSDAVATLGLVAETVEEEVAE; from the coding sequence ATGGAAAGTACAGATCAAAACCCAGAAACAAACATGCCGGTTGAGGGCGAAATTTTGCAGGATGCTCATTCTAGAAGTCTAGAACTAAGAACCGTCGAAGACGTTATGGAGGATAGCTATCTTAAGTATTCGATGAGCGTTATTGTTTCGCGCGCGCTTCCTGATGTACGCGACGGATTAAAACCGGTGCATCGCCGAATTTTGTACTCGATGCAGCAAAATGGTATCCGATCGAACTCTAAGTTCGTAAAAAGTGCTCGTATCATCGGTGATGTAATGGGTAAGTATCACCCTCATGGTGACACGGCAATTTATGACGCAATGGTTCGTTTAGCACAAGACTTCTCGACTCGCTACTTGCTTGTGACAGGTCAGGGTAACTTTGGATCAATGGATGGCGACCCACCAGCTGCCCACCGATATACAGAGGCGCGCTTGAATCGTCACGCAGAAGAACTTTTGTCGGATATCGAAAAAGACACCGTAGAGTTCCGCGATAACTTCGATGGATCTGAAAGAGAGCCTTCTGTTCTGCCTGCACGTCTACCAAACCTGTTGCTTAACGGCCAGATGGGTATTGCTGTGGGTATGGCTACGAATATCCCGCCCCATAACTTGAGTGAGCTTGTTGATGCAACTATTCATATTATTGATAATCCAGAAACTACGACTCTTGAGGACCTTTTAAAGTATGTAAAAGGTCCAGACTTTCCAACCGGAGGTATTGTTTATGGCGGCGCACCGCTTAAGCAAGCATACGCAACAGGTAAGGGCGGTGTTGTAATTCGTGCAATAGCCAATATCGAAGAGACAGCAAAAGGTCGTCATCGTATCATAGTTACCGAGATTCCTTATGCTGTAAACAAAGCAACGTTAGTAGAAAAGATTGCTGATCTTGTAAAGGAAAAGAAGATCGTGGGGATTTCGGATCTCCGTGACGAAAGTTCCAGAGGCACAGTAAGGATCGTTATTGAGCTTCGTAAGGATTCTTACCCTAAAAAAGTTCTTAACCAACTATTTAAATTAACGCCGTTGCAAACGAGCTTTCATTACAACATGCTGGCGCTTATAGATGGAATCCAACCAAGGATTCTAGGTCTAGAAGAGATTTTACGCGAATATATTAAACATCGTCAGATTGTTGTTCGCCGCCGTACCGAGTACGAGTTGAGAAAGGCCAAAGAGCGCGCTCATATTTTAGAAGGCTTGAGTATTGCGCTTGATCATATTGATGAAGTGATCAGGATTATTCGAGAGAGCCAAACTACTGAAGAGGCGCATGCTAATTTGATGCAAAAGTTCAAACTTAGCGAAATTCAGGCCGAAGCTATTTTGGCTATGCAGTTACGAAGACTCGCAGGTCTAGAGCGTAAGAAGATCGAAGATGAACTAAAAGAACTTCGTGAATTAATTGCTAAGCTCGAATCGGTCTTGGCAGACGAAAAAGAGATTTTGGCGATTATCCGCACCGAACTTTTGGATATGAAAAAGACCTACGGTGATGAACGTAGAACTCAGATGGTCGGTCATGAACTTGGTAAGTTTAGCGATGAAGAACTGATACCAGATGAACAAGTTGTAGTTACAATAACAACAGAGAACTACATTAAGCGAACGCTAGTAAATGAATATCGCAAGCAAAATCGTGGCGGTAAAGGTAAGCGCGCAATGACAACCAAAGAAGAAGACGTGATCGACCAGCTTGTTACTGCGAGTACTCATGATTGGCTGTTGCTATTTACTAATAAGGGACGTGTGTTTAGGCTTAAGGTTCATGAGGTTCCGGCTTCGAGTCTGACGGCTAAAGGTGTTGCAGTTGTTAATTTAGTTCAACTACAACCAGAAGAACAAGTTACTTCAATGGTCCGTGTTTCTAAGGATCATGGCGACAATGGATTCATGTTTATGGCCACTACACATGGAACTGTTAAAAAAACCCCGGTTGCCGATTTTAATAACATTCGAACATCTGGTCTAATTGCAATTAACTTAGATGATGGCGATGAGTTGCGCTGGATCCATTTGACAACTGGAAACGATGAAATTGTAATCTCGACCTCTATGGGTCAAGCAATCAGATTCAATGAAAAAGAAATTCGCCCAATGGGTCGAGCTGCAAGAGGAGTTCGTGGAATTCGACTTCGACCTAAAGACGTGGTCGTTGGGGCTGACCTTGTAATTGAAGATCGCCAACTTTTAGTCCTCAGTAAAAACGGTTACGGAAAACTAACTCAAGTCTCCAACTTCCCGACACATCGTCGAAGCGGAGTAGGCATTAAAGCTGCTATAGTTAATAATAAGACTGGCGAGTTGGTTGCGGTACGATCACTACCACCAACAGCGAAAGAAGTCTTAATTATATCAGCTAAAGGACAATCAATAAGAATGGAACTAAAAGGTATACCAACGCTCGGAAGAACTACCCAAGGCGTTCGCATTATGCGCCTCGCAGATTCTGATGCCGTTGCAACTCTTGGTTTAGTAGCTGAGACTGTAGAAGAAGAGGTAGCAGAATAA
- the gyrB gene encoding DNA topoisomerase (ATP-hydrolyzing) subunit B: MTKQTQTSDYDASQIQVLEGLEHVRKRPGMYIGSTGYDGVHHLIKEIADNGIDEAIAGHAKAVSVTFLADGGVTIFDNGRGIPVDVHPKTGKSTLETVLTVLGAGGKFGGGGYKVSSGLHGVGSSVVNALSTKLHAEVYKNGKIYSQDYEHGVPQSDVKEIGKTTKTGTLITFYPDPTIFETVELDYNWAVNYLRHQAYLTKGVHASVVDERTGDRCAFYFDGGIKSYVKHLNIGKDVVTDEIFYVEREIDQSIVEIALQYSDTYVETVKAFANNVYNPDGGTHVVGFRTALTRVVNDYARKNGILKEKEENLTGEDVREGLTAVILVKLPDPQFEGQTKNKLGNPEVRRYVEQVMNEYFAYYLDENPGTAKKIIGKALLAARARKAARAARENVIRKGALDGLSLPGKLADCSSKDPKNSELYIVEGDSAGGSAKSGRDSKTQAILPLRGKVLNVERARLDKMLANNEIVSLIKALGVGIDEQFDMRSLRYERIIIMTDADVDGSHISTLLMTFFFRFMAPVIEGGHLYLAKPPLYLLKSGGNKRTYAYSDVERDEILDRLIEERKARGTKINPSEDRNKQAGLTDLQRYKGLGEMDADQLWETTMNPENRVLIQVRVSDAEKADAIFNKLMGTEVELRKNFIQTHAKFVKDLDI; this comes from the coding sequence ATGACCAAACAAACACAAACTTCTGATTATGATGCTAGTCAAATTCAAGTACTGGAAGGTCTTGAGCATGTGCGCAAGAGACCTGGAATGTACATTGGCAGCACCGGCTATGATGGTGTCCACCATTTAATAAAAGAGATTGCCGATAACGGTATCGATGAGGCGATCGCCGGTCACGCTAAAGCCGTATCTGTTACATTTTTAGCTGACGGGGGCGTAACTATTTTCGATAATGGTAGGGGTATACCAGTTGATGTCCATCCTAAAACAGGCAAGAGCACATTAGAGACCGTGCTTACGGTCTTAGGTGCTGGTGGTAAGTTCGGCGGCGGTGGGTATAAAGTGTCAAGTGGATTACACGGCGTTGGTTCCAGCGTAGTAAACGCTCTTTCAACAAAGCTTCATGCCGAGGTATATAAAAACGGCAAAATTTATTCTCAGGACTACGAACATGGTGTGCCTCAGTCTGACGTAAAAGAGATTGGTAAGACCACAAAAACAGGAACATTAATAACGTTTTATCCTGATCCAACAATTTTTGAGACAGTCGAACTTGATTACAACTGGGCTGTTAATTATTTGCGTCACCAGGCATATTTAACTAAAGGCGTTCATGCTTCGGTTGTTGATGAGCGAACCGGTGATAGATGCGCGTTTTATTTTGATGGCGGCATTAAATCTTATGTTAAGCACCTCAATATAGGTAAAGATGTTGTCACTGATGAAATCTTTTACGTTGAACGCGAAATCGACCAGTCAATTGTCGAAATTGCACTTCAGTATTCTGACACCTATGTTGAAACTGTTAAGGCTTTTGCCAACAACGTATATAACCCCGACGGCGGTACGCATGTTGTAGGTTTTAGAACGGCGTTAACCCGGGTAGTTAACGACTACGCGCGTAAAAACGGCATCTTAAAAGAGAAAGAAGAAAACTTAACCGGTGAAGATGTTCGTGAAGGTTTAACTGCTGTGATCCTCGTTAAGCTGCCAGATCCACAGTTTGAGGGCCAAACTAAGAATAAGCTAGGTAACCCGGAAGTCCGCCGGTACGTTGAGCAGGTGATGAACGAGTACTTCGCCTATTACTTAGACGAAAATCCTGGAACTGCCAAAAAAATTATTGGCAAGGCGTTGTTAGCAGCTAGGGCTCGTAAGGCAGCTCGCGCAGCTCGCGAGAATGTTATCCGAAAAGGAGCTTTGGATGGACTTTCGCTGCCTGGTAAATTGGCCGACTGTTCGAGCAAGGATCCTAAAAATTCAGAACTTTATATTGTAGAGGGTGACTCGGCCGGCGGTTCGGCTAAGAGTGGTCGAGATAGTAAAACTCAAGCTATCCTGCCGCTGCGCGGTAAAGTGTTGAACGTTGAACGTGCTCGATTGGATAAGATGCTTGCCAACAACGAAATTGTTAGCTTAATTAAAGCTTTGGGTGTGGGTATTGATGAGCAATTTGATATGCGATCCTTGAGATACGAGCGTATTATTATTATGACCGATGCCGACGTCGACGGAAGCCACATTAGTACTCTACTGATGACGTTCTTCTTTAGGTTCATGGCTCCCGTTATTGAAGGTGGACATTTATATTTGGCAAAACCTCCGTTGTATCTTCTGAAGTCTGGTGGAAACAAGCGCACTTATGCTTATAGTGACGTTGAGCGCGATGAAATTCTGGACAGGCTGATCGAGGAACGCAAAGCACGTGGTACAAAAATTAATCCAAGCGAAGACCGTAACAAGCAGGCTGGACTCACAGATCTTCAGCGATACAAGGGGTTGGGTGAAATGGATGCTGACCAGCTTTGGGAGACTACAATGAACCCAGAGAACCGTGTTTTGATTCAGGTTAGGGTGTCGGACGCAGAAAAAGCCGATGCGATCTTTAACAAGCTTATGGGAACAGAGGTGGAGTTACGCAAGAACTTTATTCAGACTCATGCAAAATTCGTAAAGGACTTGGACATTTAG